One window from the genome of Candidatus Leptovillus gracilis encodes:
- a CDS encoding bifunctional (p)ppGpp synthetase/guanosine-3',5'-bis(diphosphate) 3'-pyrophosphohydrolase, with protein sequence MQTHHTTTDATKFFDQINTYLGVEDRLKVQEAFTLARQEHGDQRRKSGELFFTHPLTVAYYLSQYHLDAPALEAALLHDIAEDTRVSIEEIEAMFSPEVARLVNGVTKLKDVTEGVSKGKKLPPEEIQDKTLHKLFTAMTEDVRTVIIKLFDRLHNMRTIKAMSPAQQRRKAEETMSVYAPLANRLGLWELKNELETLSLEVLHNNAYNIIKRRRDDLEREHQEIYQLLGGQVFNCSRSGKLTCASGVDPENIYSVLRPDQQWRFL encoded by the coding sequence ATGCAAACGCATCATACGACCACTGACGCTACAAAGTTCTTTGACCAGATCAACACCTATCTGGGTGTCGAAGATCGCCTGAAGGTTCAAGAAGCGTTTACCCTTGCGCGCCAGGAACATGGGGACCAGCGGCGAAAATCCGGCGAACTTTTTTTCACCCATCCCCTTACCGTTGCCTATTACCTTTCCCAATACCACCTGGACGCTCCGGCCCTGGAAGCCGCCCTTCTCCACGACATCGCCGAAGACACACGTGTTTCCATCGAGGAAATCGAGGCGATGTTCAGCCCAGAGGTTGCCCGCCTGGTGAACGGCGTCACCAAACTGAAAGATGTTACGGAAGGCGTTTCTAAAGGGAAAAAACTGCCCCCTGAAGAAATCCAAGATAAAACACTCCACAAATTGTTTACGGCTATGACCGAAGATGTGCGCACGGTCATTATCAAACTGTTTGACCGCTTGCACAATATGCGCACCATCAAAGCCATGTCGCCGGCCCAACAACGACGCAAAGCGGAAGAAACCATGTCGGTTTATGCACCGCTGGCGAATCGCCTGGGTTTGTGGGAATTAAAAAACGAACTGGAGACGCTTTCTCTGGAAGTGCTGCACAACAATGCCTACAACATCATCAAACGGCGGCGCGACGATCTGGAACGTGAGCACCAGGAAATCTACCAACTGCTCGGCGGGCAAGTTTTTAATTGTTCTCGAAGCGGAAAATTGACGTGCGCAAGTGGTGTTGACCCCGAAAATATCTATTCGGTTCTCAGACCTGACCAACAATGGCGCTTCTTATGA